The Oncorhynchus kisutch isolate 150728-3 linkage group LG8, Okis_V2, whole genome shotgun sequence DNA segment AATAGAGGaagtttatttaaaaaataattcacTGCTGACAATACActtttacatatatatatttagagaATTAGAATAAACATGTATGATACAATTTTCTTTAGAAATATTAACATGTTTTTTGAAgtgtaaaaacacacacaaaaacgaaTGCCATTATAAAAGAGCTGGGTTGAATGCCTGTGGATGAATGGACATAGAAAAACCCAGATAACTGGTACAATAATACTACAGGGGTAATGAGGCAGTTTCACTTTTCCCCAACCGCACTGAGGTGGACTGTACATCATGGCCGATCCCAGGCCTAGTATTCCTTCCTTTTCAGGGCCCGCCTGCATTCAGCCTTACTGTGAGGCTACAGTCACATTAGCCCTGTTGATATGGCTCTCTGGTACTGGTCACAAACTGACACAATGTGAATACTGTAACACCCAGTCCTTACTCTACCATGTTCAGCTCATTTAGGAGGCCTTGCCTTAGCCTGACAGTCCTCACAGTGGCCAGGGCAGGTCACTGAAGTCCACTGGGCCTCCCAACCCTGCGTCTGCCTCCAGAAGGCTCATGATCACAGCCATGGCTGCCTCGTCATTACTCGGACTACTGGAGCCTGGCTCATCCATGATGTCAATGCCAATGTGAGAGTTATCACCTAAATAGGGTAAGGACGAGGGTTAAATATCAAAGATTTTATGTGGATAGTTTCATTAACTGTAATCGAGATTAGATTTCAGAGCGGGGAAAAATACATACTTAGATTGGAGTTGTTGGAGTATGGATAGCCTACGGAGTCTGGTCCCGGTATCAGCCCTGCTGAGGGATGTTCTGGAGTTCCACTGTTCTGTATCTGTGAGAGAATCAAGACAGAATTGACATTCAGGAATCACCATTGCATCCTGAAGTATGAGCCACCAACAGACACTAAAAACATCCACCAGATGTGCTCATTACTGACTTCACATGGATGAGCAGTGGAGTGAATAGCAGACTTCCTCCCAGTTGGGAGGGGTTGAAGTGGAGGAGAATGGGAAGGACAGGTGGGAGCTCTTACCTTCTTTCCCCCTGGGGACGACATGTCTGGGGGTGGAGTGCTGGTGAAGATGTGAGGACTGGAGCCACAGCTGGAGGGCGAGGAGCCTCTTATCCTGGAAGAGTAAAGAAAACCCAGGGTAAAAACAGCAGGACACAGCCCCATACAgtctcagtcacacacagacatttCCATTATGTACTGGGGGTCAATGACCATGGTATGGTTATGACCATACAGACATGCCAAGTTATGTTTGACAAGACAATCATAACACAATCCACATGGTTCCTCTCACCTCTGGATCTCCATCACCTCCTCTGCGATTATCCGGCCGATCTTTCCCGCCCCTGCCCTTGTGCCGCCGGGGATGCCAGGCACAGTCTGAAGGGCCCGCTTCCCGTTTCCTGGAAGCAACAAACGCAAAATCTCAGTCACATTTCGGAAAACAAAACCATTACTTAGTCACAGTCATGCCAGGCACACAAAAAGTGTATGTCAACTCATCAAAGTACAGTCACACTTCATCCAAGCGGGTGAACTGCTGTGTGAGAGCACAGCAGGAGGGCAGGCTTACCGTCTGTGAGTACACTATCCATGCTCTGGGGGGAGGCGGCGAGCTGAGGATAGATGCCATCAGATCCTTCAGGCACGCTGCCGCtgtgagacagagaagagagagtgagcatCATCACTGAGCATGCTCATCACTTCACACCTCATTGGGCAGCTTATTAACGCTAGCCCAACAGCTCTAGAAAGACACAGTAATAAATATGCAAGAGTTCCAATAATACATGCTTTGTTTTCTGAGGCAAGCCAGACAGCTATATGAGTTGGGCattgatttcatgttgaaacaATAGTGGTGGTGATAAAACAATTTTGACACAGTAGGCATTGTAATCAGATGTTTAAAATTGTACATTTATTATCCGACTTTATTAGGATATGACCCTAATACAATGAATACAGTGTAATATTATGCATTGACTAGTTAAATGGGGGCTATGGAAGAAAGTCCTAGTAGAAACAGATGTGTCTAGCTACTTACCAGACGACCGTGTTGGTGGAGACAATGTACTCCACCTCTTTGGTCCAAGGGTTCATAAAACTGAACCAGCGACTCCTCAGCGTGATAAAGGAGCCGTCTTTTATTTTGAACTTGTAGCAGTTTGTATTGATCTTCTCCCTCATCTGGAGCACTGAGAACAGAGGTGGCAGCCAGGGGTGAGCTCAATAAGGCATGATATCTGCACACTGCCAAAATGGTAGCCTGCCTCGTTCTAGATTCATTCATATCACAGTCTACTCGCTATGTGACAGGCTTATTagcacaatacattttttatgaCAAAATTACCAGACATTACAATATTACTGAGATTCAGGGATGTATCACAGTCTAAAACGTTGATCTTTCTTGTTATATTGGTGTCCTTGTTCAATCTGATACATACCTTGTCTATGACATTCCGCAAGGTGCCCTATGTCATCTTGATGAAAGTACTCATAAAACGATGTACCCAGCAACTCTTGGGGTAGATAAGCCAAAATGGCAGTGGCCCTACAAAAGAGAACAGTATTAAACACAAGTCCTGACTATCAAAGCAGGCCAGTGGTATTTAGGACATTTTTAAGATAAGTCTAGCCcacatcttttttttttgtatgCAAATAAAATAATATTCTCCCACCTGCTTTGCTTGCTTGATCATAATCAATGCCATGACAATCTAGGGCTGGGCAGTGTACCATATTTGACTATACACCGGTATTGATGCATGGACcgatttcagtttttaatttaacttctataacggtatttcaatgtttgttttgttttaaatgAAATACGCAACTCTGACGGGTGTAATGTCTGTTTTTATGGTTTAGTCCGTTTGCTTCTTGAGTCATGCTGCATGCCGCTAACCACACCAAGCCCTGCCACGTCACTCAATAAGAGAGCAGTTGCTCGACCATAGAGTCACCAGCACTTTCTTTCCGTTCACTCCGCAAGGTCAGATGGATGCAACAATGTTGGTGACATGCTACTTTCCACAAGCGTCCTATAATTTCTCTATTCGTTTGTGCAAACTACTGTTTGCAAGTTGGTCTTTTCTTCGTAAGGTGTTGCTAAAATAACTTGTTAGCCGTTAATGCTTATCGCTAGTTACATGGctagtggctagctagctaaatgtactAAGAGTCAGAGCAAACTTATTTAGTTAGCTAACACTGCCTGGTACCAGTGCCGGTGTCAGCCAAGAAAAGCATGTTGTGCAATGGAATCTTATCAGAGAGGAATAGGCAAAGTATGCATATGTTGGCTTCTTCTTCTATGATATAATGGCGGGTCCGCAAACAAACGTTAaaggtgcatgccgccacctactatGCTGGAGTGTTAAGTCAATCACGTTTACATTAGCTCAACATTTCTAAATCCTCCTACCTAACTCAGTACTTCTGAGAAAATCAAACAGAGCCTTACTAACTTCTAAAAGACCCTCCTCCATCCCCAAAATCCCTTCCAAACCGTCCAACCTCAATAACCTTACACTtcaatctttccctctcttcaacATATTTACAACAatataaaaacacacatttcatCGACCATACACTTGAGACACAAACCATTCACATGCTTGCCAACCAGATTTAATGCTGAGTTCAATGTACATTGTCCTAGGCACAATCGAGCAAacaccacctcttccttcctaaTTAGACCTTTGAATCTTGGTCCACCGACCTTTCTTTGGAGGGCATGTAAATGCTGGCCCTTGGGCTCAGAGTCCCATCTCTTCTGCCACACATCTATCAAAATGGCTCTGATCTTACATTtggcctcacctctacccagtgGAACATTAATATCAATTATATCTAGTTTTGAAGCTCTTTTGGCCAACTGGTCTACAATTTCATTCCCTTCCACACCCGAATGGGCTGGGACCCAGCAGAATCTAACTACTACAACCAGTCTCTCAATTCTCCATAATAGCAATAATACCTCCAATAGTAGGTCACTACTATTATATTTGCCAGACGATAAACTATTCAATACAAACAGGGAATCTGAGCATACTATCATTCTGACAGGTTGTACGTCCTCCACCCACTAGAGGGAAACTACTATTGCCAACAGTTCAACTGAGTATGCTGACAGTTTAGTCTTCTACATATCTGCACATCAAATTCAGGAACGTAAACGCCTGCTCCTGTGCGCCCACTATCTGGGTCCTTGGATCTATCTGTGAAAAGTGGTAAAAATGCATAACAACTTCTACCAATGTAATTGTGAACCAGTTTCCCTATATCACTGCCTTTTGACCAATCATTCTTTTTTTCTACCAAGGTTAGATCAACAACAGGATCTGGGAGTAACCATAGAGGACCATCCCCTATCACCACAGAAGGGCCAACCTCGAACTCCCTCCAACCGCTCTCATCAGCAAGCTTTCCAACTGTCCAACCAAAACCATTGCCTTGTCTACTAGTATATTCCCAACAGTCATCTAGAACAGTAGCAGTGGGATGGTAAAGAATATGCTGGCTAGCTAGGATATGTTGgctagctatatatatatattttttgccaatATCATGCTGAGTGGCACCTTGTGGAAATGTTAATACAAGTGCAGGATAAGCAGAAATAGATAGAAATGCTGAAAATCATTTTTGTTTGGATAGAATAGTATAAAGGGAGAAAGCCCAATTGAACTCGCTAATAATTTGTGTTGCCTCCCTAGGGTTATGAATTACTCAGAAAAAATATTTTAaacttttattattcaaaaacataaaatactgtcaaatacggtgttttttaaatattttttttacaaatattgtgatatgatattttgTCCATATCGACCAGCCCTATGACAATCACATAGCACCCAGTGACATTATCTAGAAATTCCCAGTGTACCCAACAGTATTAGTGACGCGGCGAGGTTATGGGATTGTTTTGTCAGGGGGCAGTGGAGTATTTTTTGTCAACATATCTACTCTGAAATCTGTCTGCCCTCTGGGCCTCCATTACACCTCCATCTGGAACATGTTGCTGATGCTATATTTGGACATTGACAAAAACCTCACTCACACATAAGCTGTCACTCCACAGTAAATCCAGCTCTGGACTGCCCACGAGGTCCAGCCAGGTGTCAGGACATCACTGTCTAGGGGCCAACTGGCACGTCCTTTGCTACATGTTTGTATGTCTGCCTGCATGCCATAAAACATCTCTCACCTCTGATCAACAAAGACAAACTTCCCGTCGATGGCATGGCGCGAGACATACTCAGTGGGCTTGACACGGATCTCATTGTTCATTGGCTGAGGGACAATGTGGGGATGCAGCCGTCCAATGGCCACCAGACAACTGAGGTTGCAGCCCTCGTTGTCTGGTTCATTGTCGTCATCCAGACCCATCTTGGTAGGCGGCCAGCTCTTCAGGTAGCCAGTACTGTGTATTGTGCAGAAGCTCTTACGGTCAGCTGTGGATACAGGGAATGTATCATCATCCTCATCTAGTTCTACTCTGGAGCTATCACTGACATCAATGAGTAAGTAGTCTATTGGTACGAAACCATATGAACTGTTAACTAAAATGAATCACAGGAGATGAAAAAACACCCTTGAGCAAGTTACGTAAGGAAAAGACAGGAGGCTAAAGTACCTTTCTTCTTGGAGCAGGTGGATGGGAAGTCCTTGTCCTCCATTTTGATGAGGGGCCGATTGCACTTCATCCTGCAGAAGAAGGATCGCCTGGCTCCAGAGCAAAGTCTGGATGGGCCGGGGGTGATGTCTGTCTTTACTGGAAGGCCAGCTGAGGACCAGACACAACATAGCATTTCATTTATGCTGCAACAACAGGAACAGTATCACCCATGATCCtttataaatacagtgccttgcgaaagtattcggcccccttgaactttgcgaccttttgccacatttcaggcttcaaacataaatatataaaactgtattttttgtgaagaatcaacaacaagtgggacacaatcatgaagtggaacgacatttattggatatttcaaaaaaatgtaacaaatcaaaaactgaaaaattgggtgtgcaaaattattcatcccctttactttcagtgcagcaaactctctccagaagttcagtgaggatctctgaatgatccaatgttgacctaaatgactaatgatgataaatacaatccacctgtgtgtaatcaagtctccgtataaatccacctgcactgtgatagtctcagaggtccgttaaaagcgcagagagcatcatgaagaacaaggaacacaccaggcaggtccgagatactgttgtgaagaagtttaaagccggatttggatacaaaaagatttcccaagctttaaacatcccaaggagcactgtgcaagcgataatattgaaatggaaggagtatcagaccactgcaaatctaccaagacctggccgtccctctaaactttcagctcatacaaggagaagactgatcagagatgcagccaagaggcccatgatcactctggatgaactgcagagatctacagctgaggtgggagactctgtccataggataacaatcagtcgtatattgcacaaatctggcctttatggaagagtggcaagaagaaagccatttcttaaagatatccataaaaagtgttgtttaaagtttgccacaagccacctgggagacacaccaaacatgtggaagaaggtgctctggtcagatgaaaccaaaattgaactttttggcaacaatgcaaaacgttatgtttggcgtaaaagcaacacagctcatcaccctgaacacaccatccccactgtcaaacatggtggtggcagcatcatggtttgggcctgcttttcttcagcagggacagggaagatggttaaaattgatgggaagatggatagagcaaaatacaggaccattctggaagaaaacctgatggagtctgcaaaagacctgagactgggacggagatttgtcttccaacaagacaatgatccaaaacataaagcaaaatctacaatggaatggttaaaaaataaacatatccaggtgttagaatggccaagtcaaagtccagacttgaatccaatcaagaatctgtggaaagaactgaaaactgctgttcacaaatgctctccatccaacctcactgagctcgagctgttttgcaaggaggaatgggaaaaagatTCAgtttctcgatgtgcaaaactgatagaga contains these protein-coding regions:
- the LOC109895411 gene encoding aryl hydrocarbon receptor nuclear translocator-like protein 1 — its product is MNICGDLMADQRMDISSTMNEFLSPGSTDLISSIGTPGMDYTRKRKSSTTDYQIDDFSFEDSMDTDNDRLGDHQGRIKNAREAHSQIEKRRRDKMNSFIDELAALVPTCNAMSRKLDKLTVLRMAVQHMKTLRGAANPYTEANYKPAFLSDDELKHLILRASDGFLFVVGCDRGKILFVSETVYKILNFSQNDLIGQSLFDYLHPKDIAKVKEQLSSSDTAPRERLIDSKTGLPVKTDITPGPSRLCSGARRSFFCRMKCNRPLIKMEDKDFPSTCSKKKADRKSFCTIHSTGYLKSWPPTKMGLDDDNEPDNEGCNLSCLVAIGRLHPHIVPQPMNNEIRVKPTEYVSRHAIDGKFVFVDQRATAILAYLPQELLGTSFYEYFHQDDIGHLAECHRQVLQMREKINTNCYKFKIKDGSFITLRSRWFSFMNPWTKEVEYIVSTNTVVCGSVPEGSDGIYPQLAASPQSMDSVLTDGNGKRALQTVPGIPGGTRAGAGKIGRIIAEEVMEIQRIRGSSPSSCGSSPHIFTSTPPPDMSSPGGKKIQNSGTPEHPSAGLIPGPDSVGYPYSNNSNLSDNSHIGIDIMDEPGSSSPSNDEAAMAVIMSLLEADAGLGGPVDFSDLPWPL